Proteins co-encoded in one Zalophus californianus isolate mZalCal1 chromosome 9, mZalCal1.pri.v2, whole genome shotgun sequence genomic window:
- the LOC113922310 gene encoding 60S ribosomal protein L7-like has product MEGAEEKKKKVPAVPETLKKKRRNFAELIKHLRKKFAQKMLRKARRKLIYEKAKHYHKEYRQMYRTEIRMARMARKAGNFYVPAEPKLAFVIRIRGINGVSPKVLKVLQLLRLRQIFNGTFVKLNKASVNMLRIVEPYIAWGYPNLKSVNELIYKRGYGKINKKRIALTDNTLIAQSLGKYGIICMEDLTHEIYTVGKRFKEANNFLWPFKLSSPRGGMKKKTTHFVEGGDAGNREDQINRLIRRMN; this is encoded by the coding sequence ATGGAGggtgcagaagagaagaaaaagaaggttccTGCTGTGCCAGAAACCCTTAAGAAGAAGCGAAGGAATTTCGCAGAGTTGATCAAGCATCTGAGGAAGAAGTTTGCTCAGAAGATGCTtcgaaaggcaagaaggaagcttATCTATGAAAAAGCTAAGCATTACCACAAGGAATATAGGCAGATGTACAGAACTGAGATTCGAATGGCAAGGATGGCAAGAAAAGCTGGCAACTTCTACGTACCTGCGGAACCCAAATTGGCATTTGTCATCAGGATCAGAGGTATCAATGGTGTGAGCCCAAAGGTTCTAAAGGTGTTGCAGCTTCTTCGCCTTCGCCAGATCTTCAATGGCACCTTTGTTAAGCTCAACAAGGCTTCAGTTAACATGCTAAGGATTGTGGAACCTTATATAGCATGGGGGTACCCAAATCTGAAGTCGGTGAATGAATTGATCTACAAGCGTGGTTATGGCAAAATCAACAAGAAGCGAATTGCCCTGACAGATAACACATTGATTGCCCAATCTCTTGGTAAATATGGCATCATCTGCATGGAGGATCTGACTCATGAGATCTATACTGTTGGAAAACgtttcaaagaagcaaacaactttttatggcccttcaaattatcttctccacgagggggaatgaagaaaaagaccacCCATTTTGTAGAAGGTGGAGATGCTGGTAACAGGGAAGACCAGATCAATAGGCTTATTAGAAGGATGAACTAA